A region of the Frankiales bacterium genome:
AGTGCGAACCCGCAGGACCCGTGGTGTCCCGGTCGTCGACGGCGGTCATCGGGCACCTCCCACGGGTTCGGCTGGTTTCGGATGGATGTAGGAATGCTATCGGAGACCACCGACAGGCACAACCCCCAAACCCCAGCAATCTCAACGGATTTCGCCGATCTGTCGTCCACAGGCTGTGGATGACAGATCGCGAGACGAGCAGCACCACCGACGTTGCAGAGCGACCAGGACATCGCACTCCCAGCACGTCGCACCCACAGGGCGTCGCGCTCGCAAAGGGCGCGCGGAGCAGGTCGTGCACACACGAGCCTCGTCGCGCGCGAGAGAAGGCGACACGGCAGAGGGCCGGGCTCCAGCCCGGTTCGGTGGGAGCCGAGGCTGCCGAGCTGAGGCTGGAGGCGTCGTGAGGGGGGGCGGGTTGCGTTCCCGGCAGGTCCGGCTCGGAGCAGCCCGGGCTCGAGGACACGAGGCTGGCTGACTCAGCCGGCGCCCGTCGTCGGCGGGGTCGCGCTAGAGGTAGAGCCCGGAGCGGCCGTCGCTCACCCGCGACGCGGCGAGGGCGTGCACGTCGCGCTCGCGCAGCAGCACGTACTCGCTGCCCTGCAGCTCGACCTCGGGGTGGCTCTCCGGGTCGTAGAGCACCTGGTCGCCCACCTCGATCGTGCGCACGTTCGGGCCGATCGCGACCACGCGGGCCCACATGAGCCGGCGTTCGACGGCCGCCGTGGCCGGGATCAGGATCCCGCCGCTGGACCGGCGGTCGCCCTCGCCGTCGTCGACGCGGACCAGCAGCCGGTCGTGCAGGAGCTTGATCGGCACCGAGCCGTCGGGCAGCGGGGTCGTGTCGGGATGGCTCACGGCGCCGAGGGTACGGGGCGGGCAGCGACCCCGCTCACCACCCCCAGGTGCCCGGTCCGCCCTTGAAGGGGCCCACCACCGACGACGTGACCCACCCGCCGTAGAAGCCGCCGTCCTGCGCGCGCACCCGCTCGCCGTCGACGAGCACCGAGTCGACCCGGCCCGGGTACAGCGAGACGTGGCCGACCAGCGCGCGGAACGCCGGCAGCGGGTCGGGGTAGGTCCAGGCCGCGGCCGGGGCGACCGCGTCCCCCGCCACCACGTCGAGGTAGGCCGCCGTGCCCTTCCACTCGCACACGCTCGAGCCAGGGGCCGGGCGCAGCGCGCCGGGCGCCCAGTCGTCGCGGGGCAAGTACCAGGTGGGCGGGTGCGAGGTCTCGAGCACCTGCAGGGCGCGCCTGGACCGGCAGACCTCCACGCCCCCGAGGACGACCACGACGTCGGCCTGCACCACGCGCAGCGCGGGCGGCCGGGGGTAGTCCCACACCGACTCCTGGCCGGGGCCGGGCTCGACGGCGACGACGCCCGGCGGCGTGCGACGGGCCACCCGGGTCAGGACCGCCGGCGGCGGCGCACCACGCCGAGGCCCACGAGCAGGACGACGACGCCCGCCGCCATGAGGACGCGGTCCGGCTTGACGCCGCCGTACTCGTCGACGAACACGCCCTTGACCGAGGCCAGGCCGCGGGCTGCGACATTCTTGGGCGACACGTAGGCCTCGAGCTCGTCGATGCGTCCGGCCAGCCGGGCCCGCACGACGTCGAGGTCGGCCTCGATCTGCGCAGGGGTGCGCGGCGGGCGCGGCGGCTCGGCGGCCGTGGGCACCGACATCCCCGCGGCACGCGCCACCTTCGTGACGTCGCGGGAGGCCTCGGCCGCGGCCTTGTCGGCCGCATGGGCCGCCGCCGCCGCTGCGCTGGACGAGGCGTCGGCCCGCGCGCCCGGGTTTCCCGCCACGCGCTCGTGGCCCTTGGCGGCCGCGTCGGCCACCTTGCCGGACCCGGCCACAGCTGCGGCGGCTGCGGCGTCGAGGCCCTTCTGGGCGGACTCCGCGGCCACCTTCGCGGCGTCGGGTCCTCCCGCGGCCGCGCGTTGCGCGGCCTGCTGGACCTGCTCTGCGGCTGCCTTCACGGAGTCGGCTGCTGCCGACGCGGTCTCGCGCACGGTGGAGTCGCTCACGCGGCGAGCCTACGCCGGGACCCTGCATCGGGGCAGGTCGGTCGGCCCGAGGACCCCGGTGCGCGGACGCTCACGCCGTGCGGCCGCCGGGCCCGGGAGCGCCCGTGCCGGCGCTCTCGGCGTCGGGTGCGTGGGTGTGCCCGTCGTCGTGCAGGCGGCCGTCGGCGTGCACGTGGGCGGTGTCCGGCAGCGCGACCTCGTCGACGTCGACGCCGGGATCGGCAGTCTCCGTCGCCTGCGCGGAGTCCGTGCCGAGGGTGGTCACCGGCTTGAGGTTCTGCGACCACTTGTGCTCGATCCGGCCGAATCGCCACACGAGGATCGCGACCAGCCAGGTGAGCACGAAGAGCCCGACGATGACGAAGCCGACGTTGTTGAGGTCGATCCCCCCGATGGCCGCGAGCGGACCGCTGGTGATGCCCAGCTTGTCGGTCACGATCGACACCACCTCGATGAGGCCGATGCCGAGGGCCACCGCCACGGACAGGCCGGTGATGACGATGTTGTAGTAGATCTTGCGCACCGGCTGGGAGAAGGCCCAGCCGTAGGCGAAGATCATGAACGCGCCGTCGATCGAGTCCAGCAGGCTCATGCCCGCCGCGAACAGGGTCGGCAGCACCAGCACCGCGTACCAGGGCAGCTGGAACGCCGCGGCGCCGCCCGCGAGCACCAGCAGCGACACCTCGGTGGCCGTGTCGAACCCGAGCCCGAACAGCAGGCCCACCGGGTACATGTGCCGCGGCTTGCGCACGGCCTTGGTGACGCCGCCGAGCAGCCGGTTCATGAAGCCGCGCTGCGAGAGGTGGTGCTCGAGCTCCACCTCGTCGAAGTGGCCCTCGCGCATGGCCCGGAAGACGTTGACGATCTTCGCCAGCACGACGAGGTTGATGATGCCGATGAGGATCAGGAACGTGCCCGAGACCGAGGTGCCGATGAGCCCGAGCGTCGTCTGGAGGGTGGAGTTGCCGTCCTCGACCTGACCGGCCAGCGACTTGACGCCGATGCCCAGCAGGAAGCAGAGGCCGAACACGACGCTCGAGTGGCCGAGGGAGAACCAGAAGCCCACCGACACCGGCTTCTGCCCGTCGCTGAGCAGCTTGCGCGTGGTGTTGTCGATCGCGGCGATGTGGTCGGCGTCGAACGCGTGGCGCATGCCCAGGGTGTAGGCGGTGACGCCGATGCCGATGCCGAAGATCCCCGAGGAGCCGAGGTCGAAGCCCTGCGGGGCCACGACGCCGATGAGGGTGCCCCAGCCGACGACGTGCAGCAGCAGGACGAAGCCGGCCATCGCCGCGAGCACGATCCACTCGGTGCGGCCGAGGGAGATGCGGCGGTTGGGGAGCGCCTCGTCGACGAGGGTGGGGCCGGTGGGGGCCGCGACCGGGCGTGAGCTCACGGGGCGAGGTTAGTGCGAACGACTGGCAACTGCATCCGAGAAGCAGGAAGGGCGGTCGCCCGGTGCCGGCCGCAGCCGTCCTCAGCGCCGGCCCGGGCGCCGGGGGCTCCCGGCACGCACCGGCGGTGGCGGGCCTAGCCTCTCCCCTGCCCGTCCCGCCCGCCAGCCGAGAGGACCCGCCATGACCGAGCGACTCGCCCCCGGGGACCCCGCACCGCCGCTCGGGCTCGTGGACGACCAGGGCACCCGGCACACCTGGAAGCAGCACGCCGGCGAGCGGGTGGTGCTCTACGCCTACCCCGCCGCCATGACGCCGGGCTGCACCACGCAGGCGTGCGACTTCCGCGACTCGCTCGACGCCCTGGCCGCGGCGGGCATCACGGTGCTCGGCATCTCCCCGGACTCGCCCGAGAAGCTCGCGCGGTTCCGCGAGCGTGACGCGCTCACCTTCCCGCTGCTGTCCGATCCGGACCGCTCCGTGCTCACGGCGTACGGCGCCTACGGCGAGAAGCAGCTCTACGGCAAGACGGTCACCGGGGTGATCCGCTCGACGTTCGTGGTCGACGTCGACGCACGCGGGCGCGCCGTGGTCGAGCGGGCGATGTACAACGTGAAGGCGACCGGCCACGTGGCCAAGCTGCGCCGCGAGCTCGGCGTCTGACCCCACCCCCACCGATGTCACTGGTGAAAGGGTCGCTTCCCGGGCTGGGAGACGACCGTTTCACCAGTGACGTGCGGCTCAGGCCAGGGACAGGAAGAGCTTCTCGAGGCGGGCGCGGTCCATGGGGGCGTCGTCGCCCCGGGACTCGGCCTCGATGCACGCGGTGAGACCGCACGCCACGATGGTGAAGGCGGCCCGGTCGATGGCCTTGGAGGCCGCCGAGAGCTGGGTGACGATGTCCTCGCAGTCCCGGCCGGCCTCGAGCATGGACAGGACGCCGTCGATCTGGCCGCGGGCGCGGCGCAGCCGGGTGGCGACGGCGGTGGAGGACTCGGCGTCGAGCTGCATGGGGTTCTCCTGCTCGGGGGCGGCTGTTGCGTCAGGTGCAACAACGTCGACGGTGCTCACGATGCCACCACCGCCCGCTCGATCCTGCCCGGGAGCAGGGTGAGGTCGCGGCGCGCCGCCGCGAGCGTCTTCAGGCCGCCGTCCAGGGAGGCGCTGTCGACGCCGTGCCCCACCAGCGCCCGGTGCGCCAGGTAGGACCGGAACCCGCTGGCGCAGAACAGCCGGACGGGCCGGCCGTCGGCCGCTGCCAGCACCTCGTCGAGGCGGTCGCGCAGCGCCGTGTGCGGGACGTTGATCGCGCCGGGCAGCGTGCCGCCGGCGTACTCGCGGGCCGACCGGACGTCCACGAGCAGCACCGAGCCGTCGGTGACGGTCTCGAGGTCGGCCTCGGTCCAGAGCACCACCGTGCCGTCCAGCACGTTCTGCGCGAGGAAGCCGGCCATGTTGACCGGGTCCTTCGCGCTGCCGAACGGCGGCGCGTAGGCCAGCTCGAGCTCGGCGAGGTCGTCGACGGTCATCCCGGCGCGCAGCGCCACGGCGAGCACGTCGATGCGCTTGTCGACGCCGGCCCGGCCCACGGCCTGCGCGCCCAGAAGCCGCCCCTCGGGGGTGAACAGCACGGCCAGGTGCACCTGGTGCGC
Encoded here:
- a CDS encoding co-chaperone GroES, whose product is MSHPDTTPLPDGSVPIKLLHDRLLVRVDDGEGDRRSSGGILIPATAAVERRLMWARVVAIGPNVRTIEVGDQVLYDPESHPEVELQGSEYVLLRERDVHALAASRVSDGRSGLYL
- a CDS encoding thioredoxin-dependent thiol peroxidase, whose protein sequence is MTERLAPGDPAPPLGLVDDQGTRHTWKQHAGERVVLYAYPAAMTPGCTTQACDFRDSLDALAAAGITVLGISPDSPEKLARFRERDALTFPLLSDPDRSVLTAYGAYGEKQLYGKTVTGVIRSTFVVDVDARGRAVVERAMYNVKATGHVAKLRRELGV
- a CDS encoding DUF427 domain-containing protein codes for the protein MARRTPPGVVAVEPGPGQESVWDYPRPPALRVVQADVVVVLGGVEVCRSRRALQVLETSHPPTWYLPRDDWAPGALRPAPGSSVCEWKGTAAYLDVVAGDAVAPAAAWTYPDPLPAFRALVGHVSLYPGRVDSVLVDGERVRAQDGGFYGGWVTSSVVGPFKGGPGTWGW
- a CDS encoding DUF3618 domain-containing protein: MSDSTVRETASAAADSVKAAAEQVQQAAQRAAAGGPDAAKVAAESAQKGLDAAAAAAVAGSGKVADAAAKGHERVAGNPGARADASSSAAAAAAHAADKAAAEASRDVTKVARAAGMSVPTAAEPPRPPRTPAQIEADLDVVRARLAGRIDELEAYVSPKNVAARGLASVKGVFVDEYGGVKPDRVLMAAGVVVLLVGLGVVRRRRRS
- a CDS encoding HoxN/HupN/NixA family nickel/cobalt transporter — translated: MAGFVLLLHVVGWGTLIGVVAPQGFDLGSSGIFGIGIGVTAYTLGMRHAFDADHIAAIDNTTRKLLSDGQKPVSVGFWFSLGHSSVVFGLCFLLGIGVKSLAGQVEDGNSTLQTTLGLIGTSVSGTFLILIGIINLVVLAKIVNVFRAMREGHFDEVELEHHLSQRGFMNRLLGGVTKAVRKPRHMYPVGLLFGLGFDTATEVSLLVLAGGAAAFQLPWYAVLVLPTLFAAGMSLLDSIDGAFMIFAYGWAFSQPVRKIYYNIVITGLSVAVALGIGLIEVVSIVTDKLGITSGPLAAIGGIDLNNVGFVIVGLFVLTWLVAILVWRFGRIEHKWSQNLKPVTTLGTDSAQATETADPGVDVDEVALPDTAHVHADGRLHDDGHTHAPDAESAGTGAPGPGGRTA
- a CDS encoding metal-sensing transcriptional repressor yields the protein MQLDAESSTAVATRLRRARGQIDGVLSMLEAGRDCEDIVTQLSAASKAIDRAAFTIVACGLTACIEAESRGDDAPMDRARLEKLFLSLA